A window of Streptomyces sp. NBC_01689 genomic DNA:
CACGTAGACCAGCCGGGTCGGGTGCGGCCCGTACTCCGCGAGGACGCCACAGCCCAGCGCGCCCAGGCCGAGCCCGAACGTCGGGGCCGCCCCGGTGATGACACCGGCGCGGTGCGGCGCGTGGGGCGGGTTGAGGTCGACGAGCGTGGCACCGAGCGTCGTCATGGCCGCGCCGGTGGCGATGCCCTGCACGAAGCGGGCGGTCAGAAGTATCGAGACGTCGCCCGCCACGATGAAGAGGACCATCGCCACGGCTTCGAGGACGACGGCCGCGGCGAGCACGGGCCGGCGGCCGATGTGGTCGGACAGCGCCCCGAGGACGAGGAGCGCGGCGATCATGCCGACCACGTAGACCGCGAACACGGTGGTGAGCGTGGTGGCCGAGAAGCTCCATTCGTGCTGGTAGATGACGTAGAGCGGGGACGGCGCGCTCGACGCGGCCATGAACAGGATGAAGACGGCCGCGATGGAGGCGAAGGCCACGGGACGGCTCAGCCCGCGTCGCGCAGGGTCGCCCGGCGGCTCGGCCAGGACGGGGGTGGCCGGGGTGTTCTTGTAGCGCGTGGGTGCGTCGGACATGCTGCGCCCTCTCAGAATGCAGTGATCGTTGCGTTAACTACCGTAGCCCTAACGCAGCGATGAGTGCGATAATTTCCGTATGACCGAAGCAACTGCCCAAGCCCGTCCCGGCGGCCGTTCCGCGAAGGTGCGGGCGGCTGTCCACCGCGCGGTGGAGGAACTGGTCACCGAAGAGCCCGTCGAGGCACTGACCATTCCCGTCATCGCGGCGCGCGCCGGTGTGCACGCGACCACCGTGTACCGGCGCTGGGGCTCGGTGGCACAGCTGCTGAACGATGTCGCCACGAGCCGGTTCAGCGGCGACGTGGTGGTCCCGGACAGCGGTTCCCTCGCGGGCGACCTGGAGCGGTGGGTGGGTGACGTGGCCACCGACCTCGCCGACCCGGACGTCCTCGCGCTGATGCGCGCCACCATCGGCTCGGGCCCGGACGGCGGGTGCGCCTGCACGGCCGACCGGCACGCGCAGCTCAGCGCGATCATCGAGCGGGAGCAGGCCCGCGGCGGCGAGGTGCCGAGCGTGGGCAAGGCCGTGGACACACTGCTCGGCCCGCTGTACTACCGCGCGATCTTCAGCGGGGAGCCCGCGTCCGGGGAGTGGGCCCGGGGTCTGGTCGGGACCCTGCTCACGACGGTCCGCTGCGAGGCCTCCGGGCGGGGCGGTGCCGCGGTGACCGACTGACGACGGCCGGACCGGGCCACGGAGAGGGCCGGACCGCGGCTCCGGGCGACGAGCCCCCTCACCCGTGGCCGTACCGGTGGGCCTCCGTAGACGTACCGGTGCGGGGCCTCCGTGCCCGCACCCCGGCCGGACCCGCATCCCCGCCCTGCCGCACCCGCACCCGCATGCGCTGGTGCCCCCGCCCGGCGGGACCTGCACCCCCGCGCGGTGGCCCCCACACCCGCATGCGCTGGTGCCCGCGCCGCCCGCTCGTGCCCGTGCCCGCGCTCGTGCGACCGAGGGCCGGCCGGCCTCGGCAGGACGCATCCGGATCCCCGCGAGCCGGTGCTCAGGGAGCTCGGTGATCCGGTGCCCCGCGATACGGGGCCCGGTGATCCTTGGCCCGGTAACCCAGTGACCCAGTGCCCAGTGATCCGTGGACGCCGGAGGCCCACGGCTCCGCGCCGGCCGGTGACCCGCTTCCGGGTGCGTCAGAGGTCGACCCTCGTCCCCCACCCGGCGGCCGAGGCGACGGCGTGGACGACATGGGCGGCGGCCACGTCCAGGGCCGCGTGCCCGGTGGACTTGAACACGGTCAGTTCGTCCGCGCTCCGCCGTCCGGGACGCTCCCCCGCGAGAACCTGACCCAGCAGGGTGACCGTGCGCCCGGCGGGCAGACCCTGCAGCTCGTGGGCTCCGGCCGGGGGCGCGGCCGTGGCCGCGCCCGCCCACTCGGCGAAGAGCGCCGCGTCCCGCAGGGTGGCGGTGTCCAGTTCGGGACCGTGCGAACCGCCGAC
This region includes:
- a CDS encoding TetR/AcrR family transcriptional regulator; translated protein: MTEATAQARPGGRSAKVRAAVHRAVEELVTEEPVEALTIPVIAARAGVHATTVYRRWGSVAQLLNDVATSRFSGDVVVPDSGSLAGDLERWVGDVATDLADPDVLALMRATIGSGPDGGCACTADRHAQLSAIIEREQARGGEVPSVGKAVDTLLGPLYYRAIFSGEPASGEWARGLVGTLLTTVRCEASGRGGAAVTD